The following DNA comes from Puniceicoccaceae bacterium.
AGATGGTTGCACCCGTTACGGCGGTGACTTCGGATGCCTTTGCAGGCGCGGATTTTACAATGCGGATGGGAGTGTCAGTGGATTTGCCGTCAAATTGACTGTGAAAGGCGGGTTCGACGATCAGGTTGCCCAGTCCGGGCGTTTCCTTCTGGTCGATCACGCGGAGACTCAGGATGGTGCTGCAGTTGTAGTCGGTTCCAACCAGAACCTGAATACGGTCTGCAAATCCGAGTGCCGATGCAGGTAGTACCCAGCCAATGCCTTGAGATTCCGGACCCGTGACTTGGTAGAGGGTGCGGTTCTCCCCGTTTTCCATTGGCATGAGCAATTCCGTTACTTCGAAGGCTTCAGGGTTGCCCACGAGTGAAGGGATCAACGAGTAGGTTTCGTTCTTGATGTTCTCGGCAATTTTTGGGGAAAGCGTGCTGTTTACAAAGGCAAGGCCGCCTCCGTAGAGAATGGCCAGCAGTAGTACCAGCCAGGCTTGGGAAAGATAGTGAATGGAAAATTTGTTGCTCACGATTCTTGGGATCTCGTTGTGAAAGGGTAGGTTGAAAGAAAGGTATGATCGGCTTCACGGCTTTGCGGGGATGGGTCCTCCGATGGGGGTTGGAATGGTCCATCGGTTGATGAGGGGAACGACTGCGTTCATGAGCAGTACGGCAAACATGACTCCCTCGGGATAGGAACTGAACACGCGCAGGATCATGATCAGAGTCCCGACACCCAGGCCAAAGATCAGTCGTCCTTTGGGGGCGAGCGGACTTGATACCGGGTCGGTTGCAATGAAGAACGCACCGAAGAGCAAGGAACCCGAAGCAAGATGCTGAATGACGTTCAGATTGGAAATGCCGGTGAACTCAAAGATCAACCCCAGTACGATGCAGCTGGCGAGAACACCAGCGGGAATCTGCCAAGCTGCAGTGCGACGCACCAGCAGGTAGGCACCTCCGGTCAGAATGGCGAGCGCGCTGGTTTCCCCGATGGAACCGTTAGTGGTCCCCAGAAACAGGGGCCAGAATCCCGGCATGCTGGCACCCGCAGATTCTTTTGCGAGCGTCAGAGGAGTGGCCTGGGTGAGGATGGTGCTGGATGCATCCGGATACACATAGGCACTGGCTCCCAGAGCACCCGCAAAACTCAGCATCACAAATGCGCGACCGACCATGGCAGGATTGAACAGATTCATACCCAGTCCGCCAAAGACCATCTTGCCAAGGGCAATGGCCATGAAAGATGCGATGATGGGAACATACAGCGGTGCACTCCAGGGGAGCGATAATCCGAGGATCAAACCGGTGAGCAGTCCCGAGGCATCAGCAATAGAAGCGGGCTTTCCGGAGAGTTTTTTCCATGCCGATTCGGTGAGTGCACACACGAGCATGCACAGCCCGATTTGAACGATGGCATGCCAGCGGAAGACCCACAGGGACAGGGCCACCACAGGAATCAGTGCAATCATGACATCGATCATCATGCGCTGGGTGCTGGTGGTCGTGTTGGAAAAGTGGGGGGAAGATGCGACGGAAACGTTCATGCAGAATCGGATAATCGATGGTGTCTCTGTGGTGGGGCTGGTTCAGCTGTGGGTTCGATTGTAAATTTTGCCCGCCCGGATGAGTTGAACCAGCGGAATGTTGGCGGGACATTGGTAGGCGCAGCAGCCACACTCCATGCAGGCGTCAACATGGTAGCGCTGCAGCACTTCGAGGTGCTTGTACCGTGCGGCCATTGCCAGTTTGGTGGGAACGAGATCAAGCGGACATGTATCGACGCAGAGTCCACAGCGAACGCAGGCGGTCGTGGCTGCGGCATTCAGCTCTTTTGCGGTGAGCACCGTGATGCCGCTGGTTCCCTTGGTGACGGGAGTGGAGAGGTCAGTTACGGAAAATCCCATCATGGGGCCTCCGGCGATGATGCGTGCGGCTTCCTCTTTCAAACCTCCGCAGTACTGCAGCACGGTTTCAAAATCGGTCCCAATGGGCACGAGAAGGTTTTTGGGATGAACAACACCCGGACCCGTCACCGTCACAATGCGGTGAGTCAGCGGCATGCCTCGCAGCACCATGCGGGCCAGTGATGCAACGGTGCCGACGTTGAGCACCACGACACCTACATCGAGCGGCAGACCTCCCGTGGGGATGGCCTTGCCCAGAGCTGCCATCACGAGGGATTTCTCCCCGCCTTGCGGGTATTTGGAACGCATGATCTTCACATCGATGTCACGATCTCCGATGGCATGAATCATGGTTTGAATCGCATCCGGCTTGTTGTCTTCAATGCAGATCGAAATTCGTGTCGCTCCCGTTGCATGCCGGGCGATGAGGGCACCGGCAAGGATGGATTGCGGGGATTCGAGCATGAGCCGGTGATCGGCAGTGAGGAATGGTTCGCATTCGCAACCGTTGATGATCAGATCCGTGATCGGGCGGTCGTCGTTGCGCATCAACTTGACATGGGAAGGGAACGCGGCGCCACCCATGCCGACGATGCCTGCCTGCAGTGCTGCTTTTGAAATGGAGCTGGCATCGATTTCGTCGAGATTCACGTTCCAGTCTCCACCGAGAAATGCCTGCTTCAGGGCATCACCCTCAAGTTCCTGCTCAGGGTCTGCCTTGATCGGAATGGTGGTAACCCGTCGACCATTTGGTAGCGTGATGATGCCTTCGCGTGCGGTTTTGCCCGACACGGATGCGTGAAGATTGGTGGAGATGAATCCTCCCGACTCTGCAATGATATCGCCAACCTTCACCGCGGCGCGGGGTTCGATGCTTACTTTTGCAGGTGCTCCCAGGTGCTGCAAGAGTGGGATGCGCACGGTATCCGGAGTGGGAAGCACCTCAATGGCCTGATGTTCCGCGTAGGACTTGTATTCAGGGGGGTGTATACCCTTTCGGAATGTGAACTTGGGAAGGTTTTTCAGGGAAATTGCAGCCTTCATGTGTGGTGTGTCGGGTGGTGTGCGTGGGTAAAATCAATGGGAACGTCGAGCTTCGATGGAAAGCAAGTGGGTGCAGATTCTGCTGAGCAATGAACCGATGAGAAATCCTGCCAAACCCGCGAGCAGTCCGTGGGAAGGGTTGGAGGCAAAGCGCACTGAAGCCAGAATGGCGAGAGCAAGGGGCAGCATAAAAACCAGCACACAAGTCAGCGAGAATAGTGCACCCTTGAGTGGGCGCTGGGTTTCAGCCAGTTCCGGGCATTGCCCTTCGCTCATGGGACACTCGGTCTGGGGGCAGACCGAACACGTGGATCCGGAATGGAAGGGTGATGCATGCATTAGTAGAATCTGAATTAGAAATTCTTCTATGTGGTAGAAACAAAATTATGCTAACTGCTTGGAATTTTGATGACAAGAAGAATCTCTTTCGTATCTGTTGAATTTCATTACATTTTCTAATATTGGGGTTAGGGGTGTGAGGCGATGGAATCGGATTGGAACAGCGGCGTTCTTTGACTGAGCCAGAAGCGGTACGCAAAAAAAGCCCCCGTGTGGATCACACGGAGGCTCAGTTGCAAAATGTGGTAGGGTAGATGTGGAA
Coding sequences within:
- a CDS encoding FMN-binding protein — its product is MSNKFSIHYLSQAWLVLLLAILYGGGLAFVNSTLSPKIAENIKNETYSLIPSLVGNPEAFEVTELLMPMENGENRTLYQVTGPESQGIGWVLPASALGFADRIQVLVGTDYNCSTILSLRVIDQKETPGLGNLIVEPAFHSQFDGKSTDTPIRIVKSAPAKASEVTAVTGATISSVTVADAVNEAIRLAKPFIASQI
- the rsxC gene encoding electron transport complex subunit RsxC → MKAAISLKNLPKFTFRKGIHPPEYKSYAEHQAIEVLPTPDTVRIPLLQHLGAPAKVSIEPRAAVKVGDIIAESGGFISTNLHASVSGKTAREGIITLPNGRRVTTIPIKADPEQELEGDALKQAFLGGDWNVNLDEIDASSISKAALQAGIVGMGGAAFPSHVKLMRNDDRPITDLIINGCECEPFLTADHRLMLESPQSILAGALIARHATGATRISICIEDNKPDAIQTMIHAIGDRDIDVKIMRSKYPQGGEKSLVMAALGKAIPTGGLPLDVGVVVLNVGTVASLARMVLRGMPLTHRIVTVTGPGVVHPKNLLVPIGTDFETVLQYCGGLKEEAARIIAGGPMMGFSVTDLSTPVTKGTSGITVLTAKELNAAATTACVRCGLCVDTCPLDLVPTKLAMAARYKHLEVLQRYHVDACMECGCCAYQCPANIPLVQLIRAGKIYNRTHS
- a CDS encoding RnfABCDGE type electron transport complex subunit D, producing MNVSVASSPHFSNTTTSTQRMMIDVMIALIPVVALSLWVFRWHAIVQIGLCMLVCALTESAWKKLSGKPASIADASGLLTGLILGLSLPWSAPLYVPIIASFMAIALGKMVFGGLGMNLFNPAMVGRAFVMLSFAGALGASAYVYPDASSTILTQATPLTLAKESAGASMPGFWPLFLGTTNGSIGETSALAILTGGAYLLVRRTAAWQIPAGVLASCIVLGLIFEFTGISNLNVIQHLASGSLLFGAFFIATDPVSSPLAPKGRLIFGLGVGTLIMILRVFSSYPEGVMFAVLLMNAVVPLINRWTIPTPIGGPIPAKP